From the Bacillus rossius redtenbacheri isolate Brsri chromosome 12, Brsri_v3, whole genome shotgun sequence genome, the window tatagagagagagagagagcttatatcacccgggtcttcccaggatgacgtcggaccgagaggaaaactcttctaaagggggaaatcagcagcaggtgccgaagatcatgcggggagcaatttctctcaatggaaactttgaccctgtctgaaacacatgtcaaattcaaaacgaattagacctccgtccagacagtcatacacagttggcgcgaaaggccaacaaacgggaatttggggaagaaaaaaaaagctggattactcaccaaacagggtgtgaaatcagggcttgcgaggtgtctcgcgccgacatcaggatgacgtcGCACCGAGAAATTGCGGATGCGCGTTaggaaaccaaaattttaaagaattaaaaaaataaaaacataaaaaaatttaactacacatgactttttctaaaaactacatctgcctggttACTgcacaaatgggatcacatcccttaagcaactgactacatcctttatgcaaccgaaatcgctgttcccgcgaaaagcctcttagcgcagaggacgccgagaagacgtggtcagtagccgagatcagagtactgagtccggcgatggcggacaaggctcctaattaaaacgggcgctaaagccctagggaggagggggaaggttcgctTCTAAGccaaaaatttccgaaggagtccgaggcgggcgtgacaagaacacgacatgcgcgctctctaccggcggtaacaggaagctacaaagaatcgactccTACAGGCCacgagaaggaagcatagggcttAAAGGCaccgcggcgctgctctctagcggcgtaaaggggaactaattgaggcggtgagctgacttgccaccaggtgtcatgagggtgtgctctgcacgctggcgaccaggcccgcggttactttttcctccgctagatgtcggggacgtctctgtcggaccagggagaaggtccttgaattaggccatcttcccgtcaggtcactgctcctagcttgatttctcagaactaaagtgaggtggagagagaggaagggggggacagaaaacgccactagcTGGAGAACGTcggtccactggagactgcttcgtgacgagacttgctattctcagcagccctctaagaagaagcagctcgcaggccagaagctgccCTATgcgattttggtcatgaagagaaataatattacaaacttgggacgtgactgcaggcgggagaaatttcaaccgggctgaccatgtccacattagacagcaaaatatcagattggccccctgggaaggggcttcggtccactggcacaaagtttaaatacgtggcgtacaccggcctaacaaaaagtaaatcacccccttaacaactagataaattaaaaaaataaaaaatcccaaaattttttaaaattatagaaaaattaaaaaaagtgacgaaatgcctaatttccggcacaaatcATACATATACACGTACATTCACACATATTCAATCACACACATCTGATACCCCAAAATACCTGTCCAAAACAATTGTTTTGGAAAATTGCATGATGTATTTACTGGTAAACCAAGTGATTTGTAAGGGGTCAGCGACTAGGCCATCCGAGGAGAAAACGTTTTATTTTGCTGCTCCCCGATGCATACGAAATTTGGGTCAATTAGGGGTCTTGCATAGCTAGCTCGTCCACTGCATTCGTACTTACCCAGAGTGAAGTGTGGAGGACTGAAGTGCACGCACTTGATGCCGTACAGGACGGGCAGGTCTCCGGAGCCGGGTCGAATGGGGCCCTGCACGGCGAGGTCGTACGCAGCCTGGCTCTGAATGTCCACGCCACACTGCCTGTCGGGGCACACATTTACAAACTCTCCGTAACCATACCACAATATGGTTTAGTCTTTAGATTTACATATATTCAGGGCTCGATTTTAacgcctgtccgcctgcccgggacaggcaaaatctcatccgggcaggcaaaataaaaaaggcaactgtccggtggacaggtgcaacttgtgacgccgaggttattcgcacgcactaatgcagcagaggtgattaataacatttatgcgaccgcgaccgcaaataaaacgtctttgacaatatctataaataaacattaatggctgctcttttgtgacggacgactctggctattgtataccgcgggaaaaaaaagtaggttatgtacaaaccgtgctgaaatcttctgaatcataattcttaaaatcttacgttcacgtcatgattcacgtaacatagtcgtattcatatgctagagatgcaaaacgtctcacaccgatgatgtttgtttttgatgccatgttttaatattaattttgttgcagtgcagccaacaattacgtaattCGTTGTATACTttcgaaatataattttttaaatttattttatttataaatctcgactttactaattccttgctctactataacatagtttgttaacagaaaagcgttttcgcgtggttaacatttcacggcgtactccagatgcagctgacagtggccgcagtgactgcgactgcttgaaaattcgcctgtcaactgttgcatcaaaaaataaacattacttgtttacagaggacactgtaatcttttacagtttatcttgtcacggcgattgtttaagtatttaattaactgcgttacacaatgtggaaattcattacAGGTGCTTCAAATCCaccaaaatgaaaagaaaaacggacgaggacaagtcagaatataatgttaaatatgacaaaatcgcccggtcccgtacctttttatcgtcttggtgttccgagtttctttggctttgttacgacacagaaacaaaacaaatgttttgcaaagtctgcgaaacgcattcaaaatcatctggatcagtTTTTGTTACGGGCTGCTCAAGTTTTCGCAAGGAAAACCTAACGTCGCATGCTACAAGCAGTGCCCACAACAAGTCTCATGATATGGAAGATGCAAtactgacaaaacctggacaatccAAAGCAGAGATGACCTTACAAAGTATTCAAAAGGATGTTTTCACTAAACTGGAAATACTGTTTCGTACGTCTCATGCCCTGGCTAAACATGGGCGACCTTTCACAGACTGTTTGGCAGTGTATACTTGACAAAAAGAAAGGCCTGGATGTTGGTAATACTTACCGCACTGACAAGAAGTGCAAAGAATTTCTGGGTTCCATTGCAGAAATAGAACGCCAGGAATTGGAAAATAACTTAAGAAGTGCACCATATATTTCAGTAATGTGTGATGAGTCTACAGACAGTGCTGTACAAGAACAGGTCATTGTTTATGTAAGGTTTTCTGTTAAAGGGGTAATACATTGTAAGTTTGTAGGTGTTAAACATGTAGAAAGGCCTAATGCAGCCCTGATTTATGACTGCATATTGTGTGTTTTAATGAGTATTGTGGGTTCACCATTTCAGATTTAAAGCTGCATTTGGTAGACTTTGCAAGTGATGGTGCAGCAGTGATGCGAGGATTGCATAATGGAGTTAGTACCAAATTGAAGCAATCAATTCAGCCCAATTTGGTTGCTATACATTGTCTAGCACACCATTTTGAACTCGCATTGAAGGCTGCACTTTCTGAAACACCATTGAATCTCAAAGtggaaaatttcttgaagaaattaTATGTATTCTTCCACCACAGTCTAGTGCACTGAGctatcttgaaaaaaatattgtgaaactcTGAGAATAAAGTTCTGCGTACCTACCAGAGTTGGAGGCACTTGTTGGGTTTCTCACACCAAACGAGCCTTGACAATTGTGTTCAAGATTGTTCCTGCACTTATCCTCACTGCAGAAAATTTACGCCAGGAATCAACGTGTAATGCATCAAGTGCTGGTTCATGCAAATTTATTGAAGATGCACTgaacaatttggaattttttcagtaTATTCACTTCTTTTGCGATGTAACCTCCATTTTGAGTTACTTTTCACAACTTTTGCAACATCCTTATTTGACTGTAGCAGAAACAAAAAAGTCACTGTGTGATACTATCACCATGTTGCAGAAGCTCTGTGACAAAGATGGATTTCATCTCCGTGCATGCAACAAATTAATTGAAAATGAAGCTAAGCAGTTGAAAGGAGCTCCTTTGCAGACACCCAAGAAAACAGCTGTTATAAATGCAATTGTTGAAAATTTAGAATCTCGCCTTTGAGATAAGAAAACTGGACTCTGTGAAttactgactgctacaaatttgTGTAGTTTTAAAACGTGGCCTACAAGCATTCAGCCAGAGTTTGGTGACACTTGCATCGTTAGGTTGatacactttttttctccctccctTGTGAATAATGGAGTAAAGTGTGAAATTATTGAGTTGGAATGGACAAGTCTAAAGACCACAGTTTACCAGCTGTATAATCCAGTAACCAAAGCAAATTGGAGTGATATCAATCTCAAATACCACACTGAGTATGAAAATGTACTCTCTCTCATTGATCTTGTGCTATCCCTGCTAGTTCACACTGCAGATTGTGAGCGAGGGTTCTCGCTCATGAAGTCTATAaagacagactggcgaaactgtctaaatgatgatacactgtctgccctcatgcgtgttcaaatacagtcactttctgaaagtgagtttgatccagcaccagcaatctctggtatcataatgttcagagaaaatgtcgaccctttcagcctccttatcgaagatgttcaagacagaatcagccaagtaattcgtgcagtgactcagacagtgactcgtctgaaaatgcaaaatatagcaaaaatccttttttctcactttttcagtgactattatttttttttatttgggtaaaacagcggacaggcaaattggatggcggacaggcaaattttcgattacacctgtccgttgggcaggttaaaatattccttaaaatctagccctgcaTATATTACTCTTTGGGAAAACTGTTTTTTTCCTGTCATAATTACAATAATTCTATTGGAACCAATAGGAATTGTTCTTGCAGATAGAGAACCTTAATTCCGTTCATAGTTATAAAGGAAATAATTTAGCTACCACCAAACTGCACATTGAAATTGTAACCGATCCGGACACACCAGGTCGGCTACAACCACTAAGCGGACATATCACCCTTATACACTTACTAGTGAAACACTAGTTCGGCAAGCACCGTAAGTGTGAGTTAAAGACGTAATGGGGCTGACCCTAACGAACAGACTTAATACAAgaggtaccaaaatatatattttattttataacaattcagaacaatatcatcacaaataacaaatgtataagatatttatatagtggaaatagatacattcatataaaacaaatttatgttaacGCCCATGTCTATATGAATTGCGCTATAATTACGGGCGCACAGTCACATACGAATTACAAATGCAACACACATATATGGATGCAAAATCTGACTTACTTCCTCTAGACCGTAGCCTTAATAACGTTAGTAATACGATAAGTTAGAGCGCATATACAAATCAACGCACTTGTATAAACAGTACATGCCTTAAACGCATACTTATGAACGCCATTCAAGTGTTTGGTAGCTAAGTAAATTAtcatgaacaaatataaatatacccgtataaatatctgtaattaagaaCTCTTAATACACAACACGAATAAAACAGAATGCATCTCCTACTAAAGTTAGATGAGCCTAACAGCCCCTAGCAAATTTAAGAACGTAAGGAGGTACTATACCCGAAATTACAATAGAAACACCGGACATGTGTTGCACAAGGACCGTCAAAGACAGACACCGAAAAACGGAAAGTCCAAGTACAAcctcaaactaaaaaaaacaccttaTGAAAACGCACCCGAGGAAATCCGCAAATCCCGAACACAGACCACTTGCTGTGTTTGCAAAAGGAAACAGGCGCAGCAAATAAAGCGCAGCTAATAAGGACGCGGCTCTATGTTCCAACATAGTAACGGCTTACAACTACTGCCATAAGGGCGATCAAGGAGCCGACGGGCATAGTAACGGTGTCAGAACGAGCTCGTAGTGCACATGTCGGTGGACAGCCTTGCTCAGAGGGAGCGAGGACTGCGAGGAATAGCCTCAGGCCAGGGGCTTATATACCAGCAAAAACTAAGCCGATAGAGGCGCTAAAATCGCGGTacacaggggaaaggaggagaaaagaggggaaggaggggcggcATGGCTGGACTAGAGGTGGGGCGGACAAGTTTAAGAAGGGGAGGGCGGGGAAAGTATTGGCGGGCCGCCGGGGCTTGCAGAAATTGGCTACAAAATTTACAACTTAAGTGTTTTCGCTGGCCTTCAAAATTTTCCTTGAAATTGTTAGGTTTTCTATATTTTCCATACCTCTGTGGAAAACTTGCTTGGCAGATGGAATGGGTTATGAGGGAGAAGGATGATTGGGGAGGGAAGGGGTGAAGAGCTGGCCGACTGCAGACGGGAGCTACTTACCAGCTTCCGTCTCGTTGCtcgtttattaaatttattattaggtGGTGCAGAGATATTGGCACAATTGTTTAGTCTAACTGGgtgcaataaattatttacacTGATTATCAAACAGCAAGTGAAATGATAGCACACCTGAAAGCAAAACctgcttaaaaaaattaaggactcaaaattcaaaaatacataatacaaagaaaattctaatataaaatgaaaactgaaaattgattttgtattatCTTTTGTTCTTAACATATACATTTCTAGatgatttaataataattacattaccCCTTGCTCAAATATAAGTTTACTAGCTACAATACCCGGcattgcctgggctgaacacagggtgtacgtagttagtaattgtcttcttaatttgaatgtcaagtgtgaaaattaatttatatcactttcagatcccgacagacgttgttctgccagtttgtagttatttacctggtctgtatgtaatttagactttataaagcaatatagaaaaaagctgaaaaataagagattactaaaattgaaaaaattccattatctagctaatgctcggcctgcattgcaatgcctcattcagttttgttttgtaatatgtttgaagtagttccacatatacaaatcatctatccatctctatatatatttatctctatctacatctatgtatatacatctatgtatctatctatctctatttatctctttatacctacatatatacttcccactatctctatatgttctatatataagtctctatatagctctatacatctataggtatatctctttatctaacccatttcattctctatacctcactctatctcaacttgtctctccgtctctatctcactatatatatatatatatatatatatatatatatatatatataaaactctatctctgtctcccttctatatttaaataaattgtgtcatgcgtgagcacttatacaacaaaaacagacaaagtgccactatataaaatgaaataaacacattttttgacacaattcgtgctccaactattgaaaaatagttacgTATatcgtctcagtaaccttcatgggcatgtgcataacaaatcaccaaaatttcatcgcaatcggatgaatggtataggaacgcatacagcacaaacaaatgaaaattaaagacatgacaaacacatcaaatgatggtgcgtttaaaattcaaggcaactaactctatctattgacgaagttaagaacaaaactgttatgagtgcctttattttgctagccgctgcgagctccactaagcgggctggtctcaccaaggagaaaaatattaatttgccagaccttactatgtgtatgatcgtgtgtcagacatagagaaatgacactcactcactatttgtatgtctatgacctatgattttttctgttataaaatgaaattatcactttttcactcccttagggatggaatttcatattaatatggggtctatgtgttaatccaggttataagctagctgtaggccaaatttcatttaaatccagtccgtagtttttacgtgaaagagtaactaacatccatccatccatccatccatccatacatacaaactttcacatttataatattagtaggatgtacATTAACAGTAATATTTCAGTGTTTGTCACATTTGTTTTAAGGTTAAAGGTTTAATCACTccagaaatgtttttttcaaaacctaaaaatcataaatataaaGTGCCACTTATTGCATGATTATACAGAAGACTACTCTCCAAGACTGCACATACATGGCCATAAACTGAACCACACATAAGTCAATTTAATCTTAATGagctgtattattattattattattattacaaataaagAAAGCTTCACATGGAAGCTCTGGCCCCTCTCTGACTACACTCGTGAGCCAGATGCTGAGAGCCAATATTTGAGTCCTCTATGCGGTGATTAGTTTATGAACCGCAACCATCTAAGAAGGTGTTTTTTTCTGTATCTGTAGTTCTGTGGAAACTACATTCTCGTTCATGTTCTTTGTTTGTGTGTTAcagaattttgtaacttttattaATAATTGCAAATACTGCAATATACAACCTGCTAGTATTCATTAAGCCTGTAACCATGGTGCAACAATCGGCTTAAGTGTTTCCTGGTTACCATGCAATCATGCAGACGTGACCatccctgcctctctctctctctctctctcatgtatgtgtgtgtatatacacacacacatatatacacacacacacaaacacacagagagagagggagagagaggtaaaatgtaatatgtataatacatgcttGAGTTGGTACATGCCTATATTCCAGTAATCTATATTCTTTGAagtgaaaaactttttaaaaaataataataattatagctTTTAGATTTACAAAGaagtatttaaagtatttaagtttaatttgaaattattccTTTGATACTAGGGTTCATTATCAGAGTCAAAAATTTGctctcttttttattattattttgataaaatttttcccaatccgtcccgtttcccgcgggaaaaatttatttttcccgaaaatttcccgcaaATTCAATTCCCACACACCCCTACTATATTGCAATTCTAACTTCCTTAAGGCCTCGCAATACGGCCAACAATGATCCAGCAGCGGTAATGGACTCACTCGAACATCTGCTTCTGGTGGGCTGCTTGCATCGCCGCCAGGATCTTGTCCACCACGCTCTTCTTGACGTGGTGGAAGGTGGCCTTCTCCACGACCTGGCCGTCGACGAAGTAGGTGTCGGTGGCTTGGCCCAGCAGCCCCTTGACGTGATAGGCCCTCGTGGGCCGCGACAGGTGGAGCCGCCTGGCCAGCCGCAGCCCCTCGTTCAGTCCTAGAACTACAGTCAACCACAGTCACCCACGCTCTTAACTCTAATGTAACATTAGCTAGGATACGTGCCAAGAGTTGCCTGTGACTTTATACTTCCttggttgaaagtttttcattggtgGACAGCCCTTCATGACTTCTGGCCAAATATAAGAAGACAGAGAAAAAGTGGTTTGAAATTCAGCCTATCatgaaataaaaccataaaatttccCTGTTTCTATCTGTGCAGCTAGTTAAAATGTAATACAGTTGCAGTGTAACAGTACGGTACAGGGGTTAAGTTCCGACCATCGGTCCAGAGAATACTGCAACAAGGTTTGAAAGATTTTCATGGATATACGCCACTGCTGGTTTTAACTGTAAGACAAacagaaaccacaggaatgaccaagaaagacgaatacacaaacaGAAAACCAGTCAAAATCAGTCATCATAAAATGTTAAACATGTAGACACCACAGAGAGAATTCTGTGGACGGTATTAGTCAGAAGAAATACCACATCACACAAATGTTGGGCTGACAACAGCAAGACAGTGGTAGCAAGAACAGCAAATACAAACAACACAATGAAAgcagcacatacgaacacagtaCACTTCCTAAAACAAACAGTTGCTACGTTTCGGGAACCgacatacagtaagtcctcggtttacgtcggggttacgttcctgaaaaccgcgacgtaaatagaaacgacgcaaaatgagccatgtttcatgccacggccggaagcgctggcatacatacgtgacaacgggcaattttatcagcaaatgacaaccgacagcgtgggaaacaagtccaactagtacttctcagctttaaagaatggttatttaaccagctgctttattatctttattgattgaaatataaaaacagatatatagtacatactgtacgtaatagcaggaagcgtccctcatgatgtatgataagataaggcggtgaacgtgtagcttacgctacatagcataaattaactaccgaaggaaacaaagaattataaacgaattatatacggtgttttggttaaaataaagatttacggccattgtaaacgacgttattgtgaatcggcgacaacttaaattgaaacatgagtactcaaacattagtgacgttaatccgaaacgacgtaaatcggtacgacgtaaatagaggacttactgtatgttCCCATCAGGCACAAGTAGACTGAGGTTTGTCCATTTGTGActgatgatgggaacagatgtcagttcctgaAACATTGCAACTGTTTGTTTTAGCAAACCGACTGTGTTCGTATGTGCAGTCGTAGTTATGTTTGTATCATCGTTGGGGTCATCTGTTTGCACTGTGTTGTCCACGAGTGttgtttgtattttctgttcttgctGCAACTGTCTTGCTGTTAGCCCAAAGTTTGTCTGtgctatgattattttttctgactaatactttccacggaattctctttGTGATGtttatgtgtttaacatttgacatcaatCAGATGATCCCATCtggttttctgtatgtttgtaaATTCATCTTTCTtggtcattcctgtggtttctctaCATCCTACAGTTAAAACCAGCAACGGTGTGGATCCAAAAAAATCTTTCAATTCAAGCTTCCCCATcgcaagaaccattaaaaaaaactgcaactgGGCTTTCAACCATAAATttggcagtaaaaaaaaaattgcaataaaatactttttagaattaaaatatatatatatttttttttctagttttttttttcatactggcCTTATAGAATTAGTAATAACAGGTTTTGTATGActcatttaatattttcataaagtCTGCTTTTGACTATGCCATTTTACTAGAGCATGCTTCTAATACATTTACATCAGCAGACCTCAGCTTCAGGAGCGTAGGTACACAGTTTTTTCACTtcgggggaaggggaggggtggaACCACTTTGCCCACCGTTTCCTTTCAAATTCCTCCCCATTGTTGGTGGGACTGAGGGTCAGAAGGCGGCCCCCCCTGCTCAGCACAGCGGGGCTGGGGTTGGGACTGACCGCAGACGCCAGACGTGTCCCTCCCGAGGTGCATGGCCCAGCCGCAGCGCAAGTCCTCCGGCTGGTAGCGGGGCCCGACCACCAGGACGTGGTCCGCGAAGCTCAGAGCCTTGCGCACCGTCAGGGCCTTCAGGGGGTCTCCCTCGATGAACACGTGGTCCCCCGGCGGCCGGCACTGCAGCTCGCACAGGTCTGCGTGCACGGGACACTAGTCAGTACAGGGCTTTACTCCGGAGACCCGCGGTTCCGCACGTCCTCCGATCTGGAAGCAGCACTTCGTGGTGAACCTGTCACCACGTCACATGACTGCACGGACGGTCTGTTTATTCCAGTAGTGTTTCCTTTCcttacatttcacattttcacacTCGGTATTCCGTTTGAAACTATATTGTTTATGACGTTCATTTATCTGGAAAAATTACTCATGCTGCACGGCTGTGTCTTGAATAAGTCAAGACTCAGTCTCACAaccacgttgatttttttttcattgtttcttttatttaagggctgttTCTAAAATTCCaacacgatacctcccttgcatttgttgtcctGCCAcaagtattttcaacaaatatttacttagtgtaatataatggattTGAAAAGCTGCAAAAGTCTTTGCAGTTATCAAACCATTGagaaatttaaacttttaactTTACTTAGATATATCTATAAAATAAaggtaattctgaaggagagcCACTTTTCtgtgaaaattaaaatgaaaaatttaccattttaaagagtggttatgtaaggttaggttaccTAATAAGATGCACAAGGTTTGCCTGGCGAAGTTTGTGTAAATAATTGCTATAAATGGCTGAAGGCGACGTGAAGGGGTGCCAGATCGGTCTGTCACTCAGTCGGAGCCCGGCCGCTCTACAAGTCACTAGGGTTCACCCGCTTATTCAAACTTACCTATTTTTCCTATTTTTCACGTTCCATCAGCATAGAGGTTTCTCTTGTTGAAAAGCAGTGAATCTACATCAAATTTATCACAAAACTAGATAAAAAGGCagtgaaattttttaagaatttgagCCACGTTTATAGAGAAGATGTTTTGAAGGAACTAACCATCAACGAGCTGTAAAAAGGTTTCAGGAGGGCCGAGAATATTTTGAAGATGACTCTCGTTCAGTACGCCCTTCCACCtctgtttgttatttaactgtaCAAAGAATTCACACCTGTGCCCTATGGGATTGTCATATTGCAGTCAGAATGCCCGCTGAAGAGCTTACATTGAGGAAAACAGTCGTTCATGAAATTTAAACAAAGATTAGAAATGAAGTTGAATGCCAAAATCGTTACATGTATACTATAAAATAGTGAGGACGGTTAGTAGGGTTAAATTTGCCTAATTTTATATTAGTGATGCCTAaccaaacattcaaaatattttagtatttttaatgtaactaatctAATCAACAATCTACACAACTGTAAAAATAACACTAATCTAACAGTATTTGTAATAAATAACCTAATCTCACCACcgttaaaatggtaaaaaaaattgttaaactacttgaagtatcatcagagctggctggcagcctgggggaaacgacaAAGTCGCACATAACCAGTACTGCCCAAAACCAAATgtggacagcaatgtccaagctcccgcccattgcTTAGTAGCTTGtttttactctgtccaactcttcttccagaaccatctttctgtttcctgtaaccaacctgcttgttattaatgcatgaaatttttgcatcctgCATGTCTGAGCTCagggtttttcctgtgtctatgcaggttttacctgggcccaacttacctagtttttagtctagtatagtcattgaggagagttagtcatggcaacaattgctgccatggctggccaatcccctctcttagcacatgatgcatgctaacACTTTGCATGCTTAGAGTGTaagtataggcttcggcctgagacgcataacccagacccctcccaaatacacttaatttattacatagttaggttaggaaaaaaaattgtatttgtcctcttagagaatttaatttaatgattatagAATTTGCAAGAATAAAaacttatgtaatttttaattacttttttcagTAAAGTGGTTCTCCTTCAgtattatctaaataaataacaacacttaCCATTGCATAAATTGGTTATAACCGTTTTTCTTAGAAAGGATATTTTCACCCCAGGAGgcttataaacacacaaaattcCTTTCAAATTTTTCCAAACAATAGGCGCTTCAGACACCAGTACcataattacatatttacatacattaAATTATTGCACAGTCCTGTCCTGTCGCGcctgttaatgtttatttacttataCAGTCAACCATAGAAGTTGACGCAAAAGACACATTTTA encodes:
- the LOC134537308 gene encoding pseudouridylate synthase TRUB2, mitochondrial isoform X2, with the translated sequence MVLVSEAPIVWKNLKGILCVYKPPGVKISFLRKTVITNLCNDLCELQCRPPGDHVFIEGDPLKALTVRKALSFADHVLVVGPRYQPEDLRCGWAMHLGRDTSGVCVLGLNEGLRLARRLHLSRPTRAYHVKGLLGQATDTYFVDGQVVEKATFHHVKKSVVDKILAAMQAAHQKQMFEQCGVDIQSQAAYDLAVQGPIRPGSGDLPVLYGIKCVHFSPPHFTLEIQCINEYEMYLKTLVHELGLQLRSAATCAAVQCIRYGHLTTQHALLRRHWRLQHVLANLRQCAEALGHGALARDSAALVAGVSSAQRAFK
- the LOC134537308 gene encoding pseudouridylate synthase TRUB2, mitochondrial isoform X1, which produces MVLVSEAPIVWKNLKGILCVYKPPGVKISFLRKTVITNLCNDLCELQCRPPGDHVFIEGDPLKALTVRKALSFADHVLVVGPRYQPEDLRCGWAMHLGRDTSGVCVLGLNEGLRLARRLHLSRPTRAYHVKGLLGQATDTYFVDGQVVEKATFHHVKKSVVDKILAAMQAAHQKQMFEQCGVDIQSQAAYDLAVQGPIRPGSGDLPVLYGIKCVHFSPPHFTLEIQCINEYEMYLKTLVHELGLQLRSAATCAAVQCIRYGHLTTQHALLRRHWRLQHVLANLRQCAEALGHGALARDSAALVAGSGCRQQATEAGG